One window of the Niallia circulans genome contains the following:
- a CDS encoding antibiotic biosynthesis monooxygenase family protein, whose protein sequence is MILEAVLLQVKEGMEAKYEESFREASKIISSMNGYISHELQQCLEVKGKYLLLVQWETLEDHTVGFRQSNEYQEWKKQLHHFYDPFPTVEHFKKVKL, encoded by the coding sequence ATGATATTAGAAGCTGTGCTGTTACAAGTTAAGGAAGGAATGGAAGCAAAATATGAAGAATCATTTCGCGAGGCATCGAAAATTATTTCTTCTATGAATGGGTATATTTCTCATGAATTACAGCAGTGCTTAGAAGTAAAGGGAAAATATTTGCTGCTTGTTCAATGGGAAACATTAGAAGACCATACAGTTGGCTTTAGACAATCGAATGAATATCAGGAATGGAAAAAGCAGCTACATCATTTTTATGATCCGTTTCCTACGGTTGAACATTTTAAAAAGGTGAAACTTTAA
- a CDS encoding Ger(x)C family spore germination protein: protein MKKIVIAFVSLFFLAGCTNIKEVQYQAYAVGLGIDYKDNQYIVTVQFLDFLNVAKSEQGKGDQPSKVWLGNGTAKSIEDAIDQINKGIQLPLNFDQVKVIVFGKSLLKSKLKPTLNALDSSYNIRLTGKVYGTNQAIEDIFTAKIPFYYPFNESQISYPDAMQHQSSTVPPLTLQKFMYRFNEKINTILLPSLEVNKEIIKEDQKDYVVPSINGAHLFKEKEWKGFLNTDDLSGYIRVNNETERTKLNLNNDDNEMEIELIKPKLRQVVNKDKKKYSFGLKIRIDATVLSSNERTNANKMKKQLKKQLVEEIYTSYEKSKEIGADIYQFENYLYRYHWDIWKSSEEEEFPTLDIDDIEINVKNFKSVPKLHSKYQP, encoded by the coding sequence ATGAAAAAAATAGTTATTGCTTTCGTTTCTCTTTTCTTCCTTGCAGGGTGTACAAATATTAAGGAAGTTCAATATCAAGCATATGCGGTTGGTTTAGGGATTGACTATAAAGATAACCAATATATCGTAACCGTTCAGTTTTTGGATTTTTTAAATGTTGCCAAATCAGAACAGGGAAAAGGGGATCAACCTAGTAAGGTGTGGTTAGGAAATGGGACTGCCAAGTCGATTGAAGATGCTATCGACCAAATAAATAAAGGAATTCAATTACCTTTGAATTTCGACCAAGTGAAAGTTATTGTATTCGGAAAATCTCTGTTGAAAAGCAAATTAAAACCAACATTAAATGCCCTTGATTCTAGCTATAATATTAGATTGACCGGGAAGGTTTATGGAACAAACCAGGCTATTGAGGATATATTCACGGCAAAGATTCCTTTTTATTATCCATTTAATGAGTCGCAAATAAGTTATCCAGACGCCATGCAGCATCAAAGCTCTACGGTTCCTCCTTTAACTTTACAAAAATTCATGTATCGATTTAACGAAAAAATTAATACCATTCTTTTGCCATCACTAGAGGTTAATAAGGAAATTATAAAAGAAGACCAGAAAGATTATGTTGTTCCATCCATTAATGGAGCGCATCTATTTAAAGAGAAAGAATGGAAAGGCTTTTTAAACACCGATGACTTATCTGGATATATCCGGGTAAACAATGAAACCGAACGTACTAAGTTAAATCTCAATAATGATGATAACGAAATGGAGATAGAATTGATTAAACCGAAATTAAGACAAGTAGTAAATAAAGATAAAAAGAAATATTCTTTTGGGCTTAAAATAAGAATAGATGCAACTGTTCTGAGTTCGAATGAAAGAACAAATGCTAATAAAATGAAAAAGCAGTTAAAGAAACAACTTGTCGAAGAAATATACACTTCTTATGAAAAAAGCAAAGAGATTGGTGCAGATATTTATCAATTTGAGAACTACCTTTATCGATATCATTGGGATATATGGAAATCATCTGAAGAAGAGGAGTTTCCGACGCTAGATATTGATGACATTGAAATCAACGTGAAAAACTTTAAGAGTGTTCCTAAACTCCATTCAAAATATCAACCATAA
- a CDS encoding Fe3+ hydroxamate ABC transporter substrate-binding protein, translated as MFKVKPQCSNCGKHIERNEVVFVKMRYPERKGMTEIKAFIQNEGKLICEACFNTKQF; from the coding sequence ATGTTTAAAGTAAAACCCCAATGTTCTAATTGCGGTAAACATATTGAAAGAAATGAAGTAGTTTTTGTCAAAATGCGCTATCCAGAGCGAAAAGGGATGACCGAAATAAAGGCTTTTATCCAAAATGAAGGAAAATTAATTTGTGAAGCTTGCTTTAATACTAAGCAATTTTAA
- a CDS encoding GNAT family N-acetyltransferase has translation MIKVPIDQYSIIKKEIREAPTFAHSILDFMIEGTVYSDCTNYNSLLFQAASGLFFVTGSPSNELFMEHLIDIFEKTVLKGNRFTLFSNEIVWEQAIEKFLNKRVRRIERIAYSFDLPTYINRTTIASPYDVYRINSCLIENSLEFNEKYYEEYWDSKENFLQNGIGFCVKDKNRIIGEAVSIFKSNNYAEIDIITEPAYRGKGVASLVSQRFIDYCLSINIHPRWDCDVDNRASAYLANKFGFTNPKKYAIYIKA, from the coding sequence ATGATTAAGGTACCAATAGATCAGTATTCTATAATAAAAAAAGAGATTAGGGAAGCTCCAACATTTGCCCATAGTATATTAGATTTCATGATAGAGGGTACTGTATACAGTGATTGTACGAATTATAATTCATTGCTTTTTCAAGCAGCTTCAGGCTTGTTTTTTGTGACAGGTAGTCCTTCGAACGAGCTATTTATGGAGCATTTAATTGATATTTTTGAGAAAACAGTTTTAAAGGGTAATAGATTTACGTTATTTTCCAATGAAATCGTATGGGAGCAGGCAATAGAGAAGTTTCTAAATAAGCGAGTAAGAAGAATCGAACGTATTGCTTATTCCTTTGATTTACCAACATATATTAATAGAACAACAATAGCTAGTCCGTATGATGTCTATCGAATTAATTCTTGCTTAATTGAAAATAGTTTAGAATTCAATGAAAAATATTATGAGGAGTATTGGGATTCTAAAGAGAATTTTCTTCAAAACGGAATTGGTTTTTGTGTGAAAGATAAAAATCGGATAATTGGGGAAGCGGTTTCTATTTTTAAATCTAATAACTATGCAGAAATAGATATAATAACAGAACCAGCGTACAGAGGAAAAGGGGTTGCAAGTCTTGTTTCGCAACGATTTATAGATTATTGTCTTTCTATCAATATTCATCCGCGATGGGATTGTGATGTTGATAATCGTGCATCCGCATATTTAGCTAATAAATTTGGGTTTACCAATCCTAAAAAATACGCTATTTATATAAAAGCATAG
- a CDS encoding class I SAM-dependent methyltransferase, producing the protein MGSYQSETDNWNASLYDNKHSFVSKFGNNLVELLAPKQGEKILDLGCGTGDLTNTIHKYGVEILGIDKSENMINQALNKYPSLTFMVRDATSLDYLNEFDAVFSNATLHWVHPPIQALKGIYQCLKQGGRFVAEFGGKGNVETITNEVIQQIKQAGFPFSAEHFPWFYPSVGEYSNLMEKVGFRVTFAQHFDRSTPLIGENGLRNWIDMFGSQLFHNIPTEAKNEIIAKVERNVKDTLYIDGKWMADYKRIRIIGVKE; encoded by the coding sequence ATGGGAAGCTATCAAAGTGAAACCGATAATTGGAATGCAAGTTTATATGATAATAAACATTCCTTTGTTTCAAAATTCGGAAATAATTTAGTCGAGCTATTAGCTCCAAAGCAAGGAGAGAAAATTCTTGACCTTGGCTGTGGGACAGGAGATTTAACAAATACCATCCACAAATATGGGGTAGAAATATTAGGTATTGATAAATCAGAAAATATGATAAACCAAGCTCTTAATAAATACCCTAGTCTAACTTTTATGGTTCGTGATGCTACAAGCTTGGATTATCTAAATGAGTTTGATGCTGTATTCTCTAATGCCACTCTCCATTGGGTACACCCTCCAATCCAAGCATTAAAAGGTATTTACCAATGTTTAAAACAAGGTGGAAGATTTGTTGCTGAATTTGGCGGAAAAGGCAATGTAGAAACAATAACAAATGAAGTGATACAGCAAATAAAGCAAGCAGGATTCCCGTTCAGCGCAGAGCATTTCCCTTGGTTTTACCCAAGTGTCGGGGAGTATTCAAATTTAATGGAAAAAGTCGGATTCCGGGTTACCTTTGCACAACACTTTGATCGATCAACTCCCTTAATTGGGGAAAATGGCTTAAGAAATTGGATTGACATGTTTGGAAGCCAACTGTTTCATAATATTCCAACAGAAGCTAAGAACGAAATCATTGCAAAGGTTGAAAGAAATGTAAAGGATACTTTATATATTGATGGAAAATGGATGGCTGACTATAAAAGGATTCGAATAATTGGCGTGAAAGAATAA
- a CDS encoding YfmQ family protein has protein sequence MTWITIIALVFFCIIKILMTCLPTGVVDWLLDKYRLHLKLNNMETEIIYNEMKIDGENKEAIIKIFNEAIVREKYSLYPGSEETYLNAKNAEYSLVIHTKKGNKNINLFLNSYQDHVDIVKKYKNKMVAYSTYPLQLDVLTKK, from the coding sequence ATGACCTGGATTACTATTATAGCATTAGTGTTCTTTTGTATAATAAAAATTTTAATGACGTGTTTGCCAACAGGAGTAGTGGATTGGCTGTTGGATAAATATAGATTGCATTTAAAACTTAATAATATGGAAACAGAAATAATCTACAATGAAATGAAAATCGATGGAGAGAATAAAGAAGCAATTATTAAGATATTCAACGAAGCGATTGTTAGAGAAAAGTATAGTTTATATCCAGGAAGTGAAGAAACATATCTTAACGCTAAAAATGCGGAGTATTCTCTTGTTATTCATACAAAAAAAGGGAATAAGAACATAAACTTATTTTTGAATAGTTATCAAGACCATGTAGATATAGTGAAAAAGTACAAAAATAAAATGGTTGCATATAGCACCTATCCACTTCAACTAGATGTTTTAACTAAAAAATAA
- a CDS encoding GntR family transcriptional regulator — MQIIISNSSKEPIYEQITNQIKSSILAGELKEGTALPSIRNLAKDLQISVITTKRAYEELEKAGFIYSIVGKGSFVAEQNLDVIREKKLKVIEEQLSAVIANSKEIGLPYEDLLQLFNILYEE, encoded by the coding sequence ATGCAAATAATTATTTCAAACAGTTCAAAGGAGCCGATTTATGAACAAATTACCAATCAAATTAAGTCGTCTATCTTAGCAGGGGAACTAAAGGAAGGAACAGCGCTGCCTTCCATACGCAACTTAGCTAAAGACTTGCAGATAAGTGTGATTACAACAAAACGAGCATATGAAGAATTGGAGAAAGCTGGTTTTATTTACTCGATTGTTGGTAAAGGGTCGTTTGTGGCTGAGCAGAATTTAGATGTAATCAGGGAGAAGAAATTGAAGGTTATTGAAGAACAGCTAAGTGCTGTTATCGCCAATAGTAAAGAAATCGGCTTGCCGTATGAGGATTTACTGCAGTTATTCAATATTTTGTATGAGGAGTGA
- a CDS encoding GNAT family N-acetyltransferase — MINLTLMNAGEYQGYLSSAIKTYAEEKVLAGNWKEEEALKKAEEEYTRLLPQGEKTESNFLYTIRKGDETVGIIWLAQKSEKLGFIYDIYILEKYQGQGYAKEALKSIENVGQKLGLKKIGLHVFGHNKVARGLYEKLGYETTNVLMEKDI; from the coding sequence GTGATTAATTTAACTTTAATGAATGCAGGTGAATATCAAGGATATCTGTCTAGTGCAATTAAAACGTATGCGGAAGAAAAGGTTTTAGCAGGAAATTGGAAAGAAGAAGAGGCACTTAAGAAGGCAGAGGAGGAATATACAAGACTTTTGCCCCAAGGCGAGAAGACAGAGAGTAATTTTTTATACACCATTCGAAAGGGGGATGAGACAGTCGGCATTATATGGCTTGCACAAAAGTCTGAAAAGCTAGGATTTATCTATGATATTTATATACTAGAAAAATACCAAGGGCAAGGCTATGCTAAGGAAGCTTTAAAGAGTATAGAGAATGTTGGTCAGAAACTAGGATTGAAAAAAATAGGTCTCCATGTTTTTGGTCATAATAAAGTAGCCAGAGGATTATATGAAAAACTAGGATATGAGACCACAAATGTATTGATGGAAAAAGACATTTAA
- a CDS encoding DUF2441 domain-containing protein has product MTKEFTAYHIVTNKKMKLGQIINFDEHQKNTLHHYFFEKEQLNNQNEDFMQILNNHFTETGLHLDKENAEVVVQYAGHTMRAIREVIAEMVRLQDFPNHPSRLSCLYAAKSYEDVLKWKALFDSYNRKVLQIVKLHVSGNYFEGDGELLPNLEAVPFHKKMEQAREYWKGNAKNELPELLINGRIEVMEIIHEYLDESKS; this is encoded by the coding sequence ATGACAAAAGAATTTACTGCCTACCATATTGTCACAAATAAAAAAATGAAGCTTGGACAGATCATTAACTTTGATGAGCATCAAAAAAATACTTTACACCATTACTTTTTTGAAAAAGAACAATTAAACAATCAAAATGAAGACTTTATGCAAATACTTAATAATCATTTTACGGAAACAGGTTTACACTTAGATAAAGAGAATGCCGAAGTGGTTGTTCAGTATGCAGGGCACACCATGAGAGCAATTAGAGAAGTAATAGCTGAAATGGTGAGACTCCAGGATTTTCCTAATCATCCGTCTAGATTGTCTTGCCTGTATGCTGCGAAAAGCTATGAGGATGTCTTAAAATGGAAAGCACTTTTTGATTCCTATAATCGCAAAGTATTACAAATTGTGAAACTTCATGTGTCTGGAAATTATTTTGAAGGAGACGGAGAGCTTCTGCCTAATTTAGAGGCTGTTCCTTTCCATAAAAAAATGGAACAAGCGAGAGAGTATTGGAAGGGGAATGCAAAAAATGAACTTCCAGAGCTTTTGATAAATGGAAGAATAGAAGTAATGGAGATTATTCATGAATATTTAGATGAAAGTAAGTCGTGA
- a CDS encoding acetyltransferase, with protein sequence MKNNICPKCNSEEIKKGVMAATVGQVHMYPEKKLRKNSSTISAKYCGHCGYIVALYVDNPENLG encoded by the coding sequence ATGAAAAATAATATATGCCCAAAATGCAATAGTGAAGAAATAAAAAAAGGAGTAATGGCAGCAACTGTTGGTCAAGTTCATATGTATCCCGAAAAAAAACTTAGGAAGAATTCCTCTACAATATCAGCAAAGTATTGTGGTCACTGCGGTTATATTGTAGCCTTATATGTGGACAATCCTGAAAATTTAGGATGA
- a CDS encoding DUF6366 family protein has translation MKKEKDAPEIRREKMRQEELKHPSSSMHGSNLADLVGGLGWKGTGILILIIIVGVIIYAALFQ, from the coding sequence ATGAAAAAAGAAAAAGATGCTCCTGAAATAAGAAGAGAAAAAATGAGGCAAGAAGAATTGAAACATCCATCTAGTAGTATGCACGGCAGCAATCTTGCTGACTTAGTTGGCGGATTAGGATGGAAAGGTACTGGAATACTCATTCTTATCATAATTGTGGGGGTAATCATTTATGCTGCCCTCTTTCAATAA
- the dnaN gene encoding DNA polymerase III subunit beta, which produces MEFLVDSEYFNRAITDVSKAVSQKTPFPILSGIKIMATKESLIVIGSNADIIIEQVIPMEIDGVQVLEVKEVGSVVLSAKYVSELVRKLPGKIHLTVNEKQIATLKADEIVTTLNGFHAEEYPTLPSMEETTHIRMESTDLIEMINQTAFAVSKSEARAVLTGVNMLFEETKLTCVATNSHRLAWRELPIESGVRGAFIVPSTSLHELTKLMQKTTGMIKIFATDRYIVFKTNSTTLYSRLIEGNYPNVAGLFPNNARTKITVNTKQLLKGVNRACLFASEWKNNNIHMEIKDGSKLKITSNSSEIGKIEEIQPINKLAGETDLSISLDGSFLMDALKAIKEEEIKISFGGSMRPILMEPVGNNSYMHLISPVRSY; this is translated from the coding sequence ATGGAATTTCTTGTTGACAGTGAGTACTTTAATAGAGCGATAACAGATGTGAGCAAAGCAGTATCCCAGAAAACGCCATTTCCTATTCTTTCAGGTATCAAAATAATGGCTACTAAAGAATCATTAATTGTTATAGGAAGTAATGCTGATATCATAATTGAACAAGTAATTCCGATGGAAATAGATGGAGTACAAGTGCTAGAAGTAAAGGAGGTAGGCAGTGTTGTACTATCAGCAAAATATGTAAGTGAGCTTGTGAGAAAATTGCCGGGTAAAATTCATCTAACAGTAAACGAAAAGCAAATAGCTACGCTTAAAGCGGATGAAATCGTGACAACACTTAATGGTTTTCATGCAGAAGAATATCCAACGCTTCCAAGTATGGAAGAAACAACGCATATTAGAATGGAAAGCACCGATTTAATCGAGATGATCAACCAGACAGCTTTTGCTGTATCAAAAAGTGAAGCGAGAGCCGTTTTGACTGGCGTTAATATGTTATTCGAAGAAACAAAACTTACATGTGTAGCTACTAATTCTCATCGACTAGCATGGAGAGAGCTTCCAATTGAATCTGGTGTAAGAGGTGCATTCATCGTGCCAAGTACAAGCCTCCATGAGCTGACCAAGTTAATGCAGAAAACAACGGGAATGATTAAAATATTTGCTACAGATCGCTATATTGTATTTAAAACGAATTCAACTACTCTTTATTCTCGATTAATCGAAGGGAATTATCCTAATGTCGCTGGATTATTCCCCAATAACGCAAGGACAAAGATTACAGTTAATACAAAACAGCTGTTAAAAGGAGTAAATCGAGCTTGTCTTTTTGCAAGTGAATGGAAGAATAACAATATCCATATGGAAATAAAAGATGGTTCGAAATTAAAAATCACCTCTAATTCCTCGGAAATTGGAAAAATAGAAGAAATACAACCGATCAATAAGCTTGCTGGAGAAACAGATTTAAGCATCTCTTTAGATGGAAGCTTCCTTATGGATGCATTAAAAGCAATAAAGGAAGAAGAGATAAAAATCAGTTTTGGAGGTTCCATGAGACCGATATTAATGGAACCAGTTGGAAACAATTCATATATGCATTTGATTTCTCCTGTGCGCTCTTATTAA
- a CDS encoding PLP-dependent aminotransferase family protein codes for MEWKPDRQVKKAIYKQLADYIENGIADGSFPLDKPLPSERKLAKLLELNRSTVVAAYDELESNGLIERKRGSGTMISKDIWGITKKRVPSWNRYIEAGSFLPNVPVMQRIRKEMAEHDLINLASGELSEDLFPLNSLRKITSDRAYIGSLGYDHPQGSEVLRKTITNHMEKYRGLQTTPSSILITSGAQQALHLVIQCLLKPGDAVAMENPSYHYSLPLFESAGVKPYYLTADENGIKPEDLILLHRKHRIKMIFLNPAFQNPTGVSLGQKRRREILEISSQYGIPVVEDDPYSLTSFSGKPLLPLKSMDQNGNVLYISSLSKIVASGLRIGWIIGPKPVIERLSDAKQQIDFGHSSYSQWVANDFLESPSFAVHLDNLVKQLENRRNQIIESLDTYLKEEVEFLTPNGGIHLWCKIKNAVNENRLLEESLKNGVIYAPGSTMGSNANYVRFTYAKETESNIDEGIRRFAAALKSSRE; via the coding sequence ATGGAGTGGAAACCTGATCGACAAGTAAAAAAAGCAATATATAAGCAGCTGGCAGACTACATTGAAAATGGTATCGCAGATGGATCCTTTCCCTTAGATAAACCGCTGCCATCGGAAAGAAAGCTAGCAAAACTGCTAGAATTAAATAGAAGTACGGTAGTTGCTGCATATGATGAGTTAGAGTCGAATGGATTAATTGAAAGAAAACGCGGCAGCGGAACAATGATAAGTAAAGATATATGGGGAATAACCAAGAAACGTGTTCCTAGCTGGAACCGATATATAGAAGCGGGATCTTTTCTTCCTAATGTACCTGTCATGCAGCGGATACGAAAAGAAATGGCAGAACATGATTTAATTAATTTAGCTAGTGGGGAACTTTCTGAAGATCTTTTCCCTTTAAATTCATTGCGAAAAATTACTTCTGATCGAGCTTACATAGGATCATTGGGGTACGATCATCCACAAGGAAGTGAAGTTCTAAGAAAGACCATTACCAATCATATGGAGAAATATCGTGGTTTACAAACAACGCCTTCTTCTATATTGATTACATCTGGAGCCCAGCAGGCTTTACATTTGGTTATTCAATGCTTGCTGAAACCTGGCGATGCGGTAGCAATGGAGAACCCATCTTACCATTATAGTCTTCCGCTATTTGAATCAGCCGGAGTTAAACCTTATTATTTGACTGCAGATGAAAATGGTATAAAACCTGAGGATTTAATCTTATTACACAGAAAACACCGAATTAAGATGATATTTCTAAACCCAGCTTTTCAAAATCCAACTGGCGTATCTCTCGGTCAAAAAAGAAGAAGAGAGATTTTAGAAATTTCTTCTCAATATGGTATTCCCGTGGTAGAGGATGATCCATATAGTTTAACTTCTTTTAGCGGAAAGCCATTGCTTCCGCTAAAATCGATGGATCAAAATGGCAATGTATTATATATTAGCTCTCTCTCCAAAATTGTCGCCTCTGGTCTGCGAATTGGCTGGATTATTGGACCTAAGCCAGTGATAGAAAGGTTATCCGACGCTAAGCAGCAGATTGATTTTGGCCATTCTAGTTATTCCCAATGGGTAGCAAACGACTTCTTAGAATCACCTTCCTTTGCAGTCCATTTAGATAATTTAGTTAAACAACTTGAAAACAGAAGAAATCAAATCATCGAAAGCTTGGATACTTACTTAAAAGAAGAAGTGGAATTTCTAACACCTAATGGTGGGATTCACCTGTGGTGTAAAATAAAAAACGCAGTCAATGAAAATCGCTTATTAGAAGAGTCGTTAAAAAATGGTGTTATTTATGCGCCTGGATCTACAATGGGGTCAAACGCTAACTATGTTCGTTTTACGTATGCGAAAGAGACAGAAAGCAATATTGATGAGGGGATAAGGAGATTTGCTGCAGCGCTTAAATCCAGTAGAGAATAA
- a CDS encoding DUF7683 domain-containing protein, with the protein MINHIKYQWRVTKYNPAFRDENGYFTLTEEWTSPTQIGEIINGKKFTLDEYLQVENAYVEAVMKFLEESGIHSLRILNLTKQEVSERDLTASLYEAAFDQLVLQEDMLIERNEIRLICKMVLRNFLECQLYAKDKFFVHFGWDYYMYIGSYVNCPSAIDYATRNGLYVEAFQSPYYFSEEETIRQVQWYEINDPSMIIVGEEQLPAIPLAEYRSIFNLSSEHPIVGTFDINEGQLDFFQKHLQHTMNINKYAYSLWAGY; encoded by the coding sequence ATGATTAATCACATAAAATATCAGTGGCGTGTGACAAAATACAATCCAGCGTTTCGGGATGAAAATGGCTACTTTACCTTAACGGAGGAATGGACTTCCCCTACCCAGATTGGAGAGATCATTAACGGTAAAAAATTCACTTTAGATGAATATCTTCAAGTCGAGAATGCTTATGTTGAGGCTGTTATGAAATTCTTGGAAGAAAGCGGGATTCATTCATTAAGAATTTTAAACCTAACAAAACAGGAAGTCTCAGAAAGAGATTTAACCGCTTCCTTATATGAAGCTGCATTCGATCAGTTAGTGCTACAAGAAGACATGCTTATAGAGAGGAATGAAATACGCCTTATTTGCAAAATGGTATTGCGAAATTTCCTAGAATGTCAGTTATATGCTAAAGATAAATTCTTTGTGCATTTTGGATGGGATTACTATATGTACATAGGTTCTTACGTTAATTGCCCATCTGCTATCGATTATGCGACAAGGAACGGACTTTATGTGGAAGCATTTCAATCACCATACTATTTTTCCGAGGAAGAAACGATCAGGCAAGTACAATGGTATGAAATCAACGATCCCTCCATGATAATTGTAGGAGAAGAACAACTTCCAGCTATTCCACTTGCTGAGTATCGAAGCATTTTTAATTTATCAAGCGAACATCCCATTGTTGGAACTTTTGATATCAACGAAGGACAATTGGATTTTTTCCAAAAACATTTGCAACACACCATGAACATAAACAAATATGCCTATAGTCTTTGGGCTGGCTATTAA
- a CDS encoding GNAT family N-acetyltransferase has protein sequence MYETRWATYNELNIVAECWYKMACEMGEIDRIPKPSLQRLEEVKNLFRKEFELGNLMFRVALDSDEKIVACAGGLIRTEYAFPLAEEQSLFGWIIAVYTVKNHRKNGLASQLVEEICLWLKQKGAKRARLWSSSSGRSVYEQLGFHNMMDLAKPLS, from the coding sequence ATGTATGAAACTAGATGGGCAACTTACAACGAACTGAATATTGTGGCAGAATGCTGGTATAAAATGGCTTGTGAAATGGGAGAAATCGACAGAATTCCAAAACCAAGTCTTCAACGGCTGGAAGAAGTGAAAAATCTATTTCGGAAAGAATTTGAATTAGGAAATTTAATGTTTCGAGTTGCTTTAGATAGTGATGAAAAAATTGTTGCTTGTGCTGGAGGGTTAATTAGAACAGAGTATGCTTTTCCACTTGCGGAAGAACAAAGTCTTTTTGGGTGGATCATAGCTGTATATACGGTGAAAAACCATCGTAAGAATGGGTTAGCTTCTCAATTAGTTGAGGAAATATGTTTATGGCTAAAACAAAAAGGGGCTAAACGAGCAAGATTATGGTCCAGTTCATCTGGCCGATCTGTTTATGAACAGCTAGGGTTTCATAATATGATGGATTTAGCAAAACCTCTTTCTTAA
- a CDS encoding ABC transporter ATP-binding protein yields the protein MENVVELRNATKKFKGFSVNNINLEVKKGFITGFIGENGAGKSTTIKMMMNLLKPDAGQVKLFGLDYQTHEKAIKERIGFVYDGNVFFEGLNLIDIKRIVGPAYKQWDDRLFYHYVEKFELPLKKAIKTFSKGMQMKASLAIALSHHAELIIMDEPTAGLDPIFRRELLNLLQELMVDGNRTLFFSTHITTDLDRIADYIAFIQRGELIFNQSTLDITENYAVVKGGLDLLDRDTEKSFVHLNRGPTGFVALTDDRKEVEQVFGESVVIEHATLEDIMYYTKGGMQYV from the coding sequence ATGGAAAATGTGGTAGAGCTAAGGAATGCCACGAAGAAATTCAAGGGTTTTTCTGTCAATAATATAAATTTAGAAGTGAAAAAAGGCTTTATAACGGGTTTTATTGGCGAAAATGGAGCTGGGAAATCAACTACGATTAAGATGATGATGAATTTATTAAAGCCAGATGCTGGCCAAGTGAAACTCTTTGGATTAGATTATCAAACACATGAAAAGGCAATCAAGGAACGGATTGGCTTTGTATATGATGGCAATGTATTTTTTGAAGGACTGAACTTAATCGATATAAAACGCATTGTGGGACCTGCATACAAGCAGTGGGATGATAGATTATTTTATCATTATGTAGAAAAATTTGAGTTACCACTAAAAAAAGCTATTAAGACTTTTTCAAAAGGAATGCAGATGAAGGCATCTTTAGCAATCGCTTTATCCCATCATGCCGAATTAATCATTATGGACGAACCTACAGCAGGCTTGGATCCTATCTTTAGGAGAGAACTGTTGAATCTGTTACAAGAGTTAATGGTCGATGGCAATCGTACTCTGTTTTTCTCCACTCATATTACTACAGATTTAGATCGTATTGCCGATTATATTGCCTTCATACAAAGAGGAGAATTGATTTTTAATCAATCAACACTGGATATCACAGAGAACTATGCAGTTGTTAAGGGAGGGCTGGATTTACTGGATAGAGACACAGAAAAAAGCTTTGTTCATCTAAATCGTGGTCCAACGGGGTTTGTGGCATTAACAGATGATCGAAAAGAAGTGGAACAGGTATTTGGTGAGAGTGTTGTGATCGAACATGCGACATTAGAAGATATTATGTACTACACAAAAGGAGGAATGCAATATGTTTAA